The region TTTCGACTTGTTTGAACTCGGGGTCGCCGGTAACGAGGGTGCAGGAAGTCTGGTCGCTGCTGTTTGCGGTTCTGACAACGAGGGCGGCGGCGAAGCAGTCGGCGTAGGAGATGGCGCCTTTTGCTTTGTAGGCGGCGGCGGTGCTTGTTAGTTCCCAATCGGCTTCGACAAAGTCGATACCGATTGCCCGGATCTCACGTACAGCTTCGTCGGCGTCTTTTGCAGAACGCCGACGGGCGATTGAGTACCAGACCTCGCCCACATTTACAACGCTCATTAGAAGCGGAATGCCCGCTTCCTGCGAGTCGGCTATGAGATCGGCGACCTTTTCGCCGGACGGCTCGTCTTGGAAGTATGCAAGGATTGCCCACGAATCGAGCACGATCGATTTTGGTTTTTTCATGATCTTCGATGAAAGTTAACGATCTCTATCTTCCCTTTCTCGGTCGCGGGCCCGCGAAGCCTCAAGTTCCTCAACCAGTCCCGCACCGCGAAACTTCCCGCGAAGGCTATGAATGTATTCGCGCGTGATCGGCGTGAGTATGATCTGAGCGTTCGCTTCGTCAAGCTTGACGTGAATGCGCGTGCCAGTTTTTATGCCGAGTTTTCTACGAACCGATGAGGGTATTACTACTTGTCCTTTGGTTGTAGCTGTTGTTTCCATATTTACCACTGTCACATATTGTAGCACTTACAAAAAAGTAAGTCAATCGAGCTTTATCTTACTTTTTTTACTGGATTACTGTCGTGAAACGAAAAAATAATGAACACAAGGATAAACGGTACGATAAGGCGCTCTGATGAACGCATGTAGGCGAAATGGTGAAGGCGGGGATAAAGCGTCGTGGGAGGACGAGTTTTCCGGTGGCTTTTTGGGGTTCTAAGATGGCTTTTTGGGGGGTCTCCGATGGCTTTATAGAGGTCTGCGATGGCTTTTTGTGTCCATGACGGCCCGAAAACCGCTTCAAACCCTTATATTTATTGGGAAATAGGCGCGCCACCGTGTGAAATTTGGGAGCGAAATGGGTTACTGAATGATCTCGGCGGCGACGCTTTGGAATTCCGGATTCTGAATTTTGAATTGTGAATCAGAGTGGTCGAAAACGTCGTCGAGTTCCTTTTCCACCGAGCCGTGGCCTTTTGGAATGGCCTTTATCATCGGCTCAAAGTTGCGAAAATCGTAGAGCTTGTTGTCGAGCAGGTGCGAGCCTGTGACGTTTGTCAGAGCGGTCATCATCGTCTGGCGGATGTATGGCGTTTCCTTTTCAAGCTCGTTTATCAGCCGTTTGATGCGGGCACGTTTCAGGTTTGGCTGCGAACCGCACAAATTGCAGGGAATGATCGGGAACTTTTGCTCTGTCGTGTAGGCGACGATCTCTTTTTCCTGGCAATACGCCAGCGGGCGGATGATCGTGTTGCGG is a window of Chloracidobacterium sp. DNA encoding:
- a CDS encoding type II toxin-antitoxin system VapC family toxin: MKKPKSIVLDSWAILAYFQDEPSGEKVADLIADSQEAGIPLLMSVVNVGEVWYSIARRRSAKDADEAVREIRAIGIDFVEADWELTSTAAAYKAKGAISYADCFAAALVVRTANSSDQTSCTLVTGDPEFKQVETEIEIVWL
- a CDS encoding AbrB/MazE/SpoVT family DNA-binding domain-containing protein encodes the protein METTATTKGQVVIPSSVRRKLGIKTGTRIHVKLDEANAQIILTPITREYIHSLRGKFRGAGLVEELEASRARDREREDRDR